One genomic segment of Thermodesulfobacterium sp. TA1 includes these proteins:
- a CDS encoding methyl-accepting chemotaxis protein, translating into MFKNWSITKKLIAGFGIILLIVGCISFFTLYSLYIINKDVKDLDERADKITAAAKVRREAMVGVHYNITKLFLANNPEKRKEYYNAILKAREEYKKAIDFLKATTRSEEGKKRLKAVEDAIVSAREVTNKALELVLAGNTAEAIAFYEKEVIPKTHVIEKSLDELVKFYGDAAEEGASEVLSIIKRLFVVLVVFGIVFVLISITVVFGVTTSIRRSIDKLRQALSRVREGDLAVEVAVDSRDEIGLMSADLKESLLAIRNLIEEVKHVSVALAGSSEELSAITKQFKSSIEHQTQKATQIASAAEEMSITVVDIAKNTTNILEESKKTAEIAKEGENYTLKTASEVKIIEKTADKLKEVMYTLEERTKAIENVIEFIKDVAEQTNLLALNATIEAARAGEHGKSFAVVAGEIRKLAERTNKSTDEIANTIREIKSVVSEVKREVDEIGEKVETGAKLSEEAANILAKIADAAERLQEMIQSIASATEEMSVTAEAMAKDVGSVADATKELEAGVEQVVATTEEVAKLGNELKASVEKFRV; encoded by the coding sequence ATGTTTAAGAACTGGAGTATCACTAAAAAATTGATTGCTGGTTTTGGAATTATTTTATTAATCGTAGGCTGTATTTCTTTTTTTACCTTGTATTCTCTTTATATCATAAATAAAGACGTAAAGGATTTAGACGAAAGGGCTGATAAAATCACTGCAGCCGCTAAGGTAAGAAGAGAAGCCATGGTAGGAGTTCATTATAATATAACCAAACTTTTTTTAGCAAATAATCCTGAAAAAAGAAAAGAGTATTATAACGCTATACTTAAAGCCCGGGAAGAATATAAAAAAGCCATAGATTTTCTCAAAGCCACTACCCGTTCAGAGGAGGGAAAAAAACGTTTAAAAGCCGTAGAAGATGCTATAGTTTCTGCCAGAGAGGTCACCAACAAAGCGCTTGAGCTTGTCTTAGCAGGCAATACAGCAGAAGCTATAGCTTTTTATGAAAAAGAAGTAATACCCAAAACCCATGTCATAGAAAAAAGCCTTGACGAATTGGTTAAATTTTACGGCGATGCTGCTGAAGAAGGAGCATCTGAAGTTTTATCTATAATAAAAAGACTTTTTGTAGTTTTGGTTGTTTTTGGTATAGTTTTTGTACTAATTTCTATAACAGTTGTATTTGGGGTTACTACTTCTATCAGAAGGTCTATCGATAAGCTTAGGCAAGCTCTTTCTCGGGTTAGAGAAGGAGACCTTGCGGTTGAGGTTGCTGTGGACAGCCGTGACGAAATAGGACTTATGAGTGCAGACTTAAAAGAGTCTCTTTTAGCCATTCGTAACCTTATCGAAGAGGTTAAGCATGTATCGGTTGCCCTTGCTGGCTCAAGCGAAGAGCTTTCAGCCATAACCAAGCAGTTTAAGTCAAGCATTGAGCACCAGACCCAAAAGGCAACCCAAATCGCCTCTGCCGCCGAAGAGATGAGCATAACTGTGGTTGACATCGCTAAAAACACAACCAACATCTTAGAAGAATCTAAAAAAACCGCCGAAATTGCAAAAGAAGGAGAAAACTATACCTTAAAAACCGCCTCTGAAGTAAAGATTATCGAAAAAACCGCAGATAAGCTTAAAGAGGTTATGTATACCTTAGAAGAAAGAACCAAAGCCATTGAAAACGTAATAGAGTTTATAAAAGACGTAGCCGAACAAACAAACCTTCTTGCCTTAAACGCAACGATTGAAGCGGCAAGGGCTGGGGAACACGGTAAGTCTTTTGCTGTGGTTGCAGGAGAAATAAGAAAGCTTGCTGAAAGAACCAACAAGTCTACCGATGAGATAGCAAATACGATAAGAGAGATAAAAAGTGTGGTTTCTGAGGTTAAAAGAGAGGTAGATGAAATCGGTGAAAAGGTAGAGACCGGGGCTAAGCTTTCTGAAGAAGCTGCCAATATCTTAGCTAAGATAGCAGATGCCGCCGAGAGGCTGCAAGAGATGATACAGAGCATAGCCTCTGCAACAGAAGAGATGAGTGTAACGGCTGAGGCTATGGCAAAGGATGTAGGAAGCGTTGCTGATGCTACTAAAGAGTTAGAGGCTGGAGTAGAACAGGTGGTTGCTACCACCGAAGAGGTTGCCAAACTGGGTAATGAACTTAAGGCCTCTGTAGAAAAGTTTAGGGTTTAA
- the rnhA gene encoding ribonuclease HI, producing MVKVYVDGACLGNPGPGGWAVLILEDDKEHIITGGAFFTTNNQMELEAVIQGLSVFKEPTEITIFCDSEYVIKGATEWLPNWKKRGYKTSDGKPVKNRELWERLDALLQKHKVSFKKVLAHSGDLFNEKVDQIAKKSAEKWKKNT from the coding sequence ATGGTTAAGGTTTATGTAGATGGTGCTTGTTTAGGGAATCCTGGGCCTGGAGGCTGGGCGGTTTTGATTTTAGAAGATGATAAAGAACATATTATTACTGGAGGGGCTTTTTTTACTACAAACAATCAAATGGAGCTTGAGGCAGTAATTCAAGGTCTTTCAGTTTTTAAAGAGCCTACAGAGATTACGATTTTTTGTGATTCAGAGTATGTAATCAAAGGAGCTACAGAATGGCTTCCTAACTGGAAAAAAAGAGGTTATAAGACATCAGACGGAAAACCGGTTAAAAACAGAGAACTCTGGGAAAGGCTTGATGCCCTTCTTCAAAAACACAAGGTTTCTTTTAAAAAAGTTTTAGCCCACAGCGGAGACCTTTTTAACGAAAAAGTAGACCAAATAGCCAAAAAAAGTGCGGAAAAATGGAAAAAAAATACTTAG
- a CDS encoding UbiX family flavin prenyltransferase — protein MEKKYLVGITGASGAVYAKVFLQELRTLGVRAEVIITEAGKKVWETELNTSWQELKNLASRVYQETEITAGPASGSSMYSGMVIIPCSMGTLGAIAHGVSRNLLQRAADVMLKEKKTLVLVVRETPLNLIHLKNMEVCLQAGAVIFPAMPSFYQRPKTLEELLRFFVKRLLLFLGFKPQGFKGWEDICEEE, from the coding sequence ATGGAAAAAAAATACTTAGTAGGGATAACAGGGGCAAGTGGAGCGGTTTATGCCAAGGTTTTTCTTCAAGAATTAAGGACCTTAGGGGTTAGGGCAGAGGTTATCATTACCGAGGCAGGAAAAAAGGTTTGGGAGACAGAGCTGAACACTTCTTGGCAGGAACTTAAAAACTTAGCCTCAAGAGTATATCAAGAGACAGAAATTACCGCAGGTCCTGCGAGTGGGTCTTCTATGTATTCTGGGATGGTTATCATACCTTGTAGTATGGGCACCCTTGGGGCTATTGCCCATGGTGTTTCAAGAAACCTGCTTCAAAGGGCGGCAGACGTTATGCTTAAAGAAAAAAAGACCTTGGTTCTGGTAGTAAGAGAGACCCCTTTAAACCTAATCCATTTAAAAAACATGGAAGTTTGTCTACAAGCAGGGGCGGTCATTTTTCCGGCTATGCCCTCATTTTATCAAAGGCCTAAAACCTTAGAAGAGTTGCTTAGGTTTTTTGTTAAAAGACTGCTTTTATTTTTAGGATTTAAACCACAGGGTTTTAAAGGTTGGGAAGATATCTGCGAGGAAGAATAA
- the lnt gene encoding apolipoprotein N-acyltransferase, whose translation MKTLLDLNLLLSFLSGIFLTLAFPKWNLWLVAFLGLIPLFWSLSLAKSSIKAFIYGFGFGFFHFTTLLYWIVYTLTKYGGLNLFFSMFLLLIVSAYLALFYALGLSIAYRCQLFNQPTLVKGFLVSFVWVGIEWLRANLLTGFPWGQIGYVAANFSPLLQLAEVGGVWVLSFFLVWVNYFGFLLLTKTTETKNCFKVLINPHTLAFCFLTVLLLFSGFYLKVRWEKLVKEETKEFKIALLQGNIPQEIKESKQIEISFQVYRNLALNVLKEKPDLILFPETAFNFYFPYETKPTAELLLFLDELKNEGKKFNLVPRVVFGTFRLSYTQGQPKAYNSLIVWDGKDFVDFYDKVKLVPFGEYVPLLEYFPFLKKISVVTDVLKPGFSKNLYLPLDNGFIKATPLICFESAFGEILRERLKENTQLVYIATNDAWFGQTSAPYQHFQMAVVRAVEARRFTVQVANSGISGIIDPTGKILTQTPLEKEAVITHTVKPLYQPTLFTKTGPILGIVGFGILALMGLVVILPRRYLPNL comes from the coding sequence ATGAAAACCCTGCTGGATCTTAATCTGCTTTTGTCTTTTCTTTCAGGAATTTTTCTTACCTTAGCTTTTCCTAAATGGAATCTTTGGCTGGTAGCTTTTTTGGGGTTGATACCTCTTTTTTGGAGTTTAAGCTTAGCTAAAAGTTCTATTAAAGCCTTTATCTATGGTTTTGGGTTTGGTTTTTTTCATTTTACCACTTTGCTTTACTGGATAGTCTATACTTTAACTAAGTACGGAGGACTGAACCTTTTTTTTTCTATGTTTTTACTCCTTATTGTGTCGGCTTATCTTGCCCTTTTTTATGCCTTGGGATTAAGCATAGCCTATAGATGTCAGCTTTTTAACCAGCCTACGTTGGTAAAAGGTTTTTTAGTAAGTTTTGTCTGGGTAGGTATAGAATGGCTTAGGGCTAACCTTTTAACCGGTTTCCCTTGGGGTCAGATAGGTTATGTGGCTGCTAATTTTTCTCCTCTTTTACAACTGGCTGAAGTAGGCGGAGTTTGGGTGTTAAGTTTTTTTCTGGTTTGGGTTAATTACTTTGGCTTTTTGTTGTTAACCAAAACTACAGAAACTAAGAATTGTTTTAAGGTTTTGATAAACCCGCATACCTTGGCCTTTTGTTTCTTAACTGTTTTGCTCTTGTTTTCTGGTTTTTATCTAAAGGTACGCTGGGAAAAACTGGTTAAAGAAGAGACTAAAGAGTTTAAAATAGCCCTTCTTCAAGGAAACATTCCTCAAGAAATAAAGGAATCTAAACAGATAGAAATCTCGTTTCAGGTTTACAGAAACTTAGCTTTAAATGTCCTTAAAGAAAAACCAGACTTGATTTTGTTTCCTGAAACAGCTTTTAATTTTTATTTTCCCTATGAAACCAAACCTACCGCTGAACTTCTTCTTTTCCTTGATGAACTTAAAAATGAGGGGAAAAAGTTTAACTTGGTCCCTCGGGTGGTTTTTGGAACTTTTAGATTAAGCTATACCCAAGGTCAACCTAAGGCTTATAACAGTCTTATCGTCTGGGATGGTAAGGATTTTGTAGACTTTTATGATAAGGTAAAGCTTGTACCGTTTGGTGAATATGTTCCTTTATTAGAATATTTCCCGTTTTTAAAAAAGATTTCTGTAGTAACCGATGTTCTAAAACCAGGTTTTTCAAAAAATCTGTATCTACCTTTAGATAATGGGTTCATCAAGGCCACCCCTCTTATCTGTTTTGAAAGTGCCTTTGGTGAGATTTTAAGAGAAAGGCTAAAAGAAAACACCCAGTTGGTCTATATCGCTACCAATGATGCCTGGTTTGGTCAAACTTCAGCCCCTTATCAACATTTTCAGATGGCAGTAGTTAGAGCAGTAGAGGCAAGAAGGTTTACCGTTCAAGTAGCCAACTCTGGCATCTCAGGAATAATAGACCCAACCGGCAAAATCCTTACCCAAACCCCCCTTGAAAAAGAAGCTGTGATTACCCATACCGTAAAACCTCTTTATCAACCTACCCTTTTCACCAAGACCGGACCCATCCTTGGCATAGTCGGTTTTGGGATCTTGGCTTTGATGGGATTGGTTGTTATTCTTCCTCGCAGATATCTTCCCAACCTTTAA
- a CDS encoding transporter associated domain-containing protein: MGIDYLSEFLKKIFRIPSRSSKISEIEEDIKEVLEDYKEEKVVSEFEERLFLNLINLKVIEVREIVINRQELIGFDLSYSWEEILEILSRHPFSFYPVYQNVLDHLVGYVSLRDLVRGIKQKTYIWQDWIKKPLIIPETLSLMQAIEKMVEKQEEVAFVVDELSEITGMIRLKDILYEIIKPSPSCPLPDSQGWLLVPGTFKIREIEKCFGIELSKGDFETISGLIIEHLKRIPTSGERILLPSLEVKIIQSDGKKIELLKVRKRDENPAGS; this comes from the coding sequence ATGGGGATAGACTATCTATCAGAGTTTTTAAAAAAAATCTTTCGTATTCCTTCAAGATCCTCTAAAATATCTGAAATAGAAGAAGACATCAAAGAGGTTCTTGAAGACTATAAGGAAGAAAAGGTTGTTTCTGAGTTTGAAGAAAGACTTTTCTTAAACCTCATAAACCTTAAAGTCATAGAGGTAAGAGAAATCGTCATTAACAGACAAGAGCTGATAGGGTTTGATCTATCTTATAGCTGGGAAGAAATCTTAGAGATTCTTTCTCGTCATCCTTTTTCTTTTTATCCAGTATATCAGAACGTTTTAGACCATTTGGTAGGATATGTATCTCTAAGAGACCTTGTAAGAGGTATTAAACAAAAAACTTATATTTGGCAAGACTGGATCAAAAAGCCTCTTATCATACCTGAAACCCTCTCGCTTATGCAGGCTATAGAAAAAATGGTGGAAAAACAAGAAGAAGTAGCTTTTGTAGTAGACGAGCTTTCAGAGATAACCGGAATGATAAGGTTAAAAGACATTTTGTATGAAATCATAAAGCCCTCACCTTCTTGTCCATTACCAGACTCTCAAGGCTGGTTGTTAGTCCCGGGCACTTTTAAGATAAGAGAAATAGAAAAGTGCTTTGGGATAGAATTATCTAAAGGGGATTTTGAAACCATTTCCGGGCTCATTATAGAACATCTTAAGCGCATTCCAACCTCAGGAGAAAGAATTTTACTTCCCTCTTTAGAAGTAAAAATCATTCAATCAGACGGAAAAAAGATAGAACTTTTAAAGGTTAGAAAAAGAGATGAAAACCCTGCTGGATCTTAA
- the rfaD gene encoding ADP-glyceromanno-heptose 6-epimerase — protein sequence MQTPRIIVTGGAGFIGSNLVEALNQKGEDRILIVDHLKESPKWKNLLGLKFLDYIQKDEFLTRIERNHFKEVKAIIHLGACSDTTVNDFDFLYKNNYLYSQKLALFSLSHGITFIYASSAATYGDGSLGFSDNEDLIPKLKPLNPYGFSKQLFDLWVYYNGLTDQVVGLKYFNVFGEKEFHKEQMRSVVLKAYEQIKKEGKVRLFKSYHPDYPDGGQLRDFIYVKDAVEVTLFFLENPKIKGIFNVGTGKARSFKDLVTAVFSALNLPVNIEYIDMPENLKKQYQYFTQADITKLRKVGYNKEMYTLEEAVKSYVSWLERQNLFSLWG from the coding sequence ATGCAAACACCTCGCATAATAGTAACCGGCGGCGCTGGTTTTATAGGTTCTAATTTGGTGGAAGCCTTAAATCAAAAAGGAGAAGACCGTATCCTTATAGTCGACCATCTAAAAGAAAGCCCTAAGTGGAAAAACCTCTTAGGGCTTAAATTTTTAGACTATATCCAGAAAGATGAATTTTTAACCCGGATTGAACGAAACCATTTTAAAGAAGTTAAGGCTATCATTCATTTAGGTGCCTGTAGCGACACAACCGTTAATGATTTTGACTTCCTCTATAAAAACAACTACCTGTATTCCCAAAAATTAGCCCTTTTTTCTTTATCACATGGGATAACCTTTATCTACGCCTCTTCTGCCGCTACCTACGGTGATGGTTCTCTTGGCTTTTCTGATAACGAAGACCTTATCCCTAAGTTAAAGCCTTTAAACCCTTACGGATTTTCTAAACAGCTGTTTGACCTTTGGGTTTACTATAATGGACTTACTGACCAGGTGGTTGGCCTAAAATATTTTAACGTTTTTGGGGAAAAGGAGTTTCATAAAGAACAGATGAGAAGCGTTGTTTTAAAGGCTTACGAACAGATTAAAAAAGAAGGAAAGGTAAGACTTTTTAAGTCTTACCATCCTGACTATCCTGATGGAGGACAGCTACGGGATTTTATTTATGTAAAAGACGCAGTAGAAGTTACCCTTTTCTTTTTAGAAAACCCAAAAATAAAGGGAATTTTTAACGTAGGAACTGGTAAGGCTCGTTCTTTTAAAGATTTAGTCACCGCTGTGTTTTCAGCTTTAAACCTTCCGGTTAATATTGAATACATAGACATGCCAGAAAATTTGAAAAAACAATATCAATATTTTACTCAAGCAGACATTACCAAATTAAGAAAGGTAGGTTATAATAAAGAAATGTATACCCTTGAGGAGGCAGTAAAAAGCTACGTTTCTTGGCTAGAACGACAAAACCTTTTTAGCCTATGGGGATAG
- a CDS encoding L-lactate permease, with amino-acid sequence MEVFLAVFPLLVVFLGMVFFHRSGTFVSILGWVLAVLVAVVYFKTPFFVALGATYMGIVKALGITLAVLFTMFLIFLMRETGDLKNLIDYIKGIVKTKEEQTLFLGMGFGSLSTALGMVTPAMFPPIFRILGFSPVAAIAISILCYDPLTSFALFSIPITLPAKVALSFGINPPGINGLEEFIWDFTFKISLFLPIISPFFAFLMIYTVGGWGALRKNFLPGFLSGLVLSLSALFCAYTRIFPVEIIGVISGLATMVFVYFYYRLKNVNGPSSEERVRFSLGILKSVSPFILLIIFSFIVNLAPIKAKLASALGDAEVIHVFADKKEDLNILSNVWFWIMVVSIFSIFILRPSSTQLKNAFFLWMKRSWGPFLAYSLFFAVAFIMAWSAMDVIDGKLVPTPYFKDYNMDRLIALFLANTLGDLYPISAPFLGVLGTFVGGSSTASNVLFAKIQWEATLSTVGAGAFMWIYAAHSVGGGIASAITPAKITNAAATIGVKGKEEGQFIKAVILPVLAITLVSGILTLIFIKLWG; translated from the coding sequence ATGGAGGTGTTTTTAGCGGTTTTTCCTCTTTTGGTGGTTTTTTTAGGGATGGTCTTTTTTCATCGCTCTGGAACCTTTGTTTCTATCCTTGGATGGGTGCTTGCGGTTTTGGTAGCGGTTGTTTACTTTAAGACCCCTTTTTTTGTGGCTTTAGGGGCTACTTATATGGGTATTGTCAAGGCCTTGGGCATAACCTTAGCCGTGCTTTTTACGATGTTTCTCATCTTTTTAATGAGAGAAACAGGGGACCTCAAAAATTTAATAGACTATATTAAAGGAATAGTAAAAACCAAGGAAGAACAAACCCTTTTTTTGGGAATGGGTTTTGGGTCCCTTAGTACTGCCCTTGGAATGGTTACCCCAGCGATGTTCCCCCCGATTTTCAGGATTTTAGGTTTTTCTCCAGTAGCTGCCATAGCTATCAGCATCCTTTGTTATGACCCGCTTACTTCTTTTGCCTTGTTTTCTATCCCGATTACCTTACCTGCTAAAGTAGCCCTTTCTTTTGGGATTAATCCTCCTGGTATAAATGGGCTTGAGGAATTTATCTGGGATTTTACGTTTAAAATCAGTCTTTTTTTACCTATAATTTCTCCTTTTTTTGCCTTTCTTATGATTTATACTGTGGGAGGTTGGGGTGCCCTTAGGAAAAACTTTTTACCTGGATTTTTATCTGGACTTGTCCTTTCCCTTTCTGCCCTCTTCTGTGCTTATACCAGAATTTTTCCTGTAGAAATCATAGGAGTAATTTCTGGTTTAGCTACGATGGTTTTTGTATATTTTTATTATAGGCTGAAAAACGTAAACGGACCAAGTAGCGAAGAGAGGGTACGTTTTAGTTTAGGTATTCTAAAATCGGTTTCCCCTTTTATCCTGCTTATAATCTTTTCTTTTATTGTAAACCTTGCTCCTATAAAAGCAAAGCTTGCCTCAGCCTTAGGAGATGCAGAGGTAATACATGTTTTTGCAGATAAAAAAGAAGACTTAAACATCCTTAGCAATGTATGGTTTTGGATTATGGTGGTTTCTATCTTTTCTATTTTTATACTTAGGCCTTCTTCAACTCAACTTAAAAACGCCTTTTTTCTCTGGATGAAACGTTCTTGGGGTCCGTTTTTAGCCTATTCTTTGTTTTTTGCCGTAGCCTTTATAATGGCCTGGTCTGCTATGGATGTAATCGATGGAAAACTCGTTCCTACACCTTATTTTAAGGACTACAACATGGACCGGTTGATAGCCCTTTTTCTTGCAAACACCTTAGGTGATTTATATCCAATTTCTGCACCTTTTTTGGGAGTTTTGGGGACCTTTGTAGGAGGAAGTTCTACTGCCTCTAACGTTCTTTTTGCCAAAATTCAGTGGGAGGCAACCCTTTCTACCGTAGGAGCCGGAGCCTTTATGTGGATTTACGCAGCCCATTCAGTAGGAGGTGGAATTGCTTCAGCCATAACTCCTGCTAAGATAACCAACGCAGCCGCTACCATCGGTGTAAAAGGTAAAGAAGAAGGACAGTTTATCAAAGCGGTCATTCTGCCAGTGCTTGCAATAACTTTAGTTTCTGGTATTTTAACGTTAATCTTTATAAAACTTTGGGGATAA
- a CDS encoding KaiC domain-containing protein, translating into MEKTQEKKENLYGIGEPDLKSIYKGGEALKKAPKLYGVPTGIEGLDPLFYIVVSENGKLVKKHLGGIPAYSVFNITGVSDTGKSLMVEQFAVKQASKGEKVAFITVETPANFLAASLELRANAMGLNFKDFEDNLILIDAASSTKLRESLPDLLATLAYAIQTYKANFTIIDSVTGLFETKEMLARNVVRRLYNFMKKWYQTALFVSQKRSGHEELTAEAAGGYAVGHIVDGTMVLAKELIDSGFKAKMYKKEIGEIVRLFRIDGCRMCGHDTKTRFLEITETGLVVIKEPISQK; encoded by the coding sequence ATGGAAAAGACCCAAGAAAAAAAGGAGAATCTCTACGGAATAGGGGAACCTGATCTAAAATCCATCTATAAGGGTGGAGAGGCTTTAAAAAAGGCACCTAAACTTTACGGTGTTCCTACAGGAATAGAAGGGCTTGACCCCCTTTTTTATATAGTGGTTTCAGAAAACGGCAAGTTGGTTAAAAAACATTTAGGAGGAATTCCTGCTTATTCGGTTTTTAACATCACCGGGGTCTCTGATACAGGGAAGTCTTTAATGGTAGAACAATTTGCTGTCAAACAAGCTTCTAAAGGAGAAAAGGTAGCTTTTATTACGGTAGAAACTCCGGCTAATTTTTTAGCCGCTTCCTTAGAGCTTAGAGCTAATGCTATGGGCCTAAATTTTAAGGATTTTGAGGACAATCTCATTCTTATAGACGCTGCTTCTTCAACCAAACTTAGGGAAAGCCTCCCTGACCTTTTAGCTACCTTAGCTTATGCCATTCAAACCTATAAAGCCAACTTTACGATCATAGACTCAGTAACCGGTCTTTTTGAGACGAAAGAAATGTTAGCCAGAAATGTGGTGAGAAGGCTTTATAATTTTATGAAAAAGTGGTATCAAACAGCCCTTTTTGTATCTCAAAAAAGAAGTGGACATGAAGAACTTACCGCTGAGGCTGCCGGTGGATATGCCGTGGGTCATATAGTTGATGGAACGATGGTTTTAGCTAAGGAGCTTATCGATTCGGGTTTTAAAGCCAAAATGTATAAAAAAGAAATAGGAGAGATAGTAAGACTGTTTAGGATAGATGGTTGCAGGATGTGTGGTCATGACACCAAAACCCGGTTTCTTGAAATTACTGAAACCGGGTTGGTGGTAATAAAGGAACCTATTTCTCAAAAATAA
- a CDS encoding bacterio-opsin activator, translating into MVIQISSPTVSEAELEHLVSRVFFKAIDLLGGLSKLAEFRTLTWLPSLARAAFVVVLKEEYVKTDEEIAEKVGLTKNTVKNILRADPELALQKIKAFEELVNEEVKELKVHTAGGIAKLAYKEIKQGHEAQTLLHYCSVVAEDIAKTLEIPWAYLVLKKSKGLKYPIETPEVLKEKFAGLSVKGVSLEEIITHIQYPIKNPAQLLKEIKDYLTLKKAQNEE; encoded by the coding sequence ATGGTTATACAAATAAGTAGTCCTACCGTTTCAGAGGCAGAGTTAGAGCATTTGGTTAGTCGTGTGTTTTTTAAAGCCATAGACCTTTTAGGTGGTCTTAGCAAGCTTGCTGAGTTTAGAACCCTTACTTGGTTACCCTCTTTAGCCAGGGCTGCCTTTGTGGTGGTCTTAAAAGAAGAATACGTAAAAACCGACGAAGAAATCGCAGAAAAGGTAGGGCTTACTAAAAACACCGTAAAAAATATCTTAAGGGCAGACCCAGAGCTTGCTTTACAAAAAATAAAAGCCTTTGAGGAATTGGTTAACGAAGAGGTTAAAGAGTTAAAGGTTCACACCGCAGGAGGTATCGCTAAATTAGCTTACAAAGAGATTAAACAAGGTCATGAAGCCCAAACCTTGCTACATTATTGTTCTGTGGTGGCAGAAGACATAGCCAAAACTTTAGAAATCCCTTGGGCTTATTTAGTACTTAAAAAATCTAAAGGACTAAAATATCCTATAGAAACCCCGGAGGTATTAAAAGAAAAGTTTGCCGGACTTTCGGTAAAAGGGGTCTCTTTAGAGGAAATTATAACCCATATCCAATACCCTATTAAAAATCCTGCCCAACTTTTAAAGGAGATAAAGGACTATTTAACCTTAAAAAAAGCCCAGAATGAGGAATAA